A stretch of Perognathus longimembris pacificus isolate PPM17 chromosome 1, ASM2315922v1, whole genome shotgun sequence DNA encodes these proteins:
- the Grap2 gene encoding GRB2-related adapter protein 2 yields the protein MEAVAKFDFIASGEDELSFHTGDILKILSNQEEWLKAELRSQEGYVPKNFIDIQFPEWFHEGLSRHQAENLLMGQDVGFFLIRASQSSPGDFSISVRHEDDVQHFKVMRDNKGSYFLWTEKFPSLNKLVDYYRTTSISKQKQIFLRDRNQEDQGHRGGSLDRRSQGGPHPSGAAGEEVRPSVNRKLSEQPSPLSSQYHPHQPPQCPPGPQPPLQRYPPQHPFQQDRRGGSLDINDRHCGLGLGSEMNAALMHRRHTDPVQLQMAGRVRWARALYDFEALEDDELGFRSGEVVEVLDSSNPSWWTGRLHNKLGLFPANYVAPLMR from the exons ATCTTAAGCAAccaggaggagtggctcaaggcGGAGCTTAGGAGCCAAGAGGGATATGTGCCCAAGAATTTTATAGACATCCAGTTTCCTGA GTGGTTTCACGAGGGCCTCTCCCGACACCAGGCAGAGAACTTACTCATGGGCCAAGACGTGGGCTTCTTCCTCATCCGAGCCAGCCAGAGCTCGCCAGGTGACTTCTCCATCTCCGTCAG GCACGAGGATGATGTTCAGCACTTCAAGGTCATGCGAGACAACAAGGGCAGCTACTTCCTGTGGACTGAGAAGTTCCCATCCCTAAATAAGCTCGTGGACTACTACAGGACAACGTCTATCTCCAAGCAGAAGCAGATCTTCCTGCGGGATAGAAACCAAGAAGATCAG GGTCACCGTGGAGGCAGCCTGGACCGGAGGTCCCAGGGCGGCCCGCATCCCAGCGGGGCTGCCGGAGAGGAAGTCCGACCTTCAGTGAACAGGAAGCTGTCGGAACAgccttctcccctttcctcccagtACCACCCACACCAGCCCCCACAGTGCCCCCCGGGCCCGCAGCCCCCTCTGCAGCGGTATCCGCCACAGCACCCTTTTCAGCAG GACCGCCGTGGGGGCAGCCTGGACATAAATGACCGGCACTGCGGCCTGGGCCTCGGCAGTGAAATGAATGCTGCCCTCATGCATCGCAGACACACGGACCCTGTGCAACTCCAGATGGCAGGG CGCGTGCGCTGGGCCCGGGCGCTGTACGACTTCGAAGCCCTGGAGGACGACGAGCTGGGGTTCCGCAGCGGAGAGGTGGTCGAGGTTCTGGACAGCTCCAACCCATCCTGGTGGACCGGCCGCCTGCACAACAAGCTGGGCCTCTTCCCCGCCAACTATGTGGCCCCCCTGATGCGATGA